A window of the Streptomyces griseochromogenes genome harbors these coding sequences:
- a CDS encoding SAV2148 family HEPN domain-containing protein, with protein sequence MGSGGLELPPGDEGHEGNSADVPPGAVSLARPMDAAGSIGPELDWDADAWLEVRTRAQRAGRAYIWLNLVEQRLRAVVAAVLRPIYEPVNGDEWVVAAAGPAGQEWVQRAVAVREVSRRKGYLLDPNDDNVLSFLTLPQLRELMVQHWPCFEPYFDERRDLELALDELEVTRNVVSRNRALSEAVLNQAERASARLLEMLGAGGDVPSARRLPVDAVEDLVGDRYADVVAVHPDRVRLMRQFPAEDIFGGARRLDAIGIGLNLLVQNFSGRRMVRLAESGCRVRLLFLNPASSAVKRRERELGMKRGELSRAVEMNILHMRRVRSRLRDPGAFEIQVYDETPRFTAYLVDGDGADGVAVVQSYLRGARGMESPVLVLRSGSRLVKSDDAVEAGLFPTYREEFELAWADSRPVS encoded by the coding sequence GTGGGCTCGGGAGGGCTGGAGCTGCCCCCTGGTGACGAGGGTCACGAGGGGAACTCCGCAGACGTCCCGCCCGGCGCGGTGTCCCTGGCCCGCCCGATGGACGCGGCGGGGTCCATCGGGCCGGAACTGGACTGGGATGCCGACGCCTGGCTCGAGGTGCGCACCCGCGCCCAGCGGGCGGGCCGGGCCTACATCTGGCTCAACCTCGTCGAACAGCGGCTGCGCGCGGTCGTCGCCGCCGTGCTGCGCCCCATCTACGAACCCGTCAACGGCGACGAATGGGTGGTGGCCGCGGCCGGACCCGCCGGACAGGAATGGGTGCAGCGCGCGGTCGCCGTACGCGAAGTCAGCCGCCGCAAGGGCTATCTGCTCGACCCGAACGACGACAACGTGCTCAGCTTTCTCACCCTCCCGCAGTTGCGGGAGCTGATGGTGCAGCACTGGCCGTGCTTCGAACCGTACTTCGACGAGCGCCGCGACCTCGAACTCGCGCTCGACGAGCTGGAGGTGACCCGCAACGTCGTCTCCCGCAACCGGGCCCTGTCCGAGGCCGTCCTGAACCAGGCCGAGCGGGCCTCGGCCCGGCTGCTGGAGATGCTCGGCGCGGGCGGCGACGTCCCCTCCGCGCGCCGGCTGCCCGTCGACGCGGTCGAGGACCTGGTCGGCGACCGGTACGCGGACGTCGTCGCCGTCCACCCCGACCGGGTGCGGCTCATGCGCCAGTTCCCGGCCGAGGACATCTTCGGCGGCGCCCGCCGTCTCGACGCCATCGGCATCGGTCTCAACCTGCTGGTGCAGAACTTCTCCGGCCGGCGCATGGTCCGCCTCGCCGAGTCCGGCTGCCGGGTGCGGCTGCTCTTCCTGAACCCGGCCTCCAGCGCGGTGAAGCGCCGCGAGCGCGAACTCGGGATGAAACGGGGCGAACTGAGCCGCGCGGTCGAGATGAACATCCTGCACATGCGCCGTGTGCGGTCCCGGTTGCGCGACCCCGGAGCCTTCGAGATCCAGGTCTACGACGAGACGCCCCGCTTCACCGCCTACCTCGTGGACGGCGACGGCGCCGACGGCGTCGCCGTGGTGCAGTCCTATCTGCGCGGGGCGCGCGGGATGGAGTCGCCGGTGCTGGTGCTGCGCAGCGGCAGTCGGCTGGTCAAGTCGGATGACGCGGTCGAAGCCGGACTCTTCCCGACATACCGTGAGGAATTCGAGCTGGCCTGGGCGGATTCGCGCCCGGTGTCCTGA
- a CDS encoding phosphotransferase enzyme family protein yields the protein MDEARARDVLAAARVLPGRARDARLLALGENAVFAAGDLVVKVGRDAELLERARRELDIAGWLAEADVPAVRAAEPKPLLVEGHPVTVWHRMPDPVRPAEPRDLARLLRIVHALPSPSFALPPRELLGGVERWLRLAGEAIDPADAAYLRERRDGFASAAAALTPRLTPGPIHGDALPRNVHVGPDGPVLVDLETFSADLREHDLVVMALSRDRYGLPAEAYDSFTEAYGWDVREWEGCGVLRGARETASCAWVAQHAASNPKALAEFRRRVASLRDGDETVRWYPF from the coding sequence ATGGACGAGGCACGGGCGCGGGACGTACTGGCCGCGGCGCGGGTGCTGCCGGGCCGGGCACGGGACGCGCGGCTCCTCGCCCTCGGTGAGAACGCGGTGTTCGCCGCCGGCGACCTGGTGGTCAAGGTGGGCCGCGATGCCGAACTGCTGGAACGGGCCCGGCGCGAGCTGGACATCGCGGGCTGGCTGGCCGAGGCGGACGTGCCCGCGGTGCGGGCGGCCGAGCCGAAACCTCTGCTGGTCGAGGGGCATCCGGTGACCGTGTGGCACCGGATGCCCGACCCGGTACGACCGGCCGAACCCCGCGATCTGGCGCGGCTGCTGCGGATCGTGCACGCACTCCCCTCTCCCTCCTTCGCCCTCCCGCCCCGCGAACTGCTCGGTGGTGTGGAGCGCTGGCTGCGGCTCGCGGGCGAGGCGATCGATCCGGCGGACGCGGCGTATCTGCGCGAGCGCCGGGACGGTTTCGCGTCGGCCGCGGCCGCGCTGACGCCGCGTCTGACGCCGGGGCCGATCCACGGCGACGCGCTGCCCCGCAATGTGCACGTCGGTCCGGACGGTCCGGTCCTGGTCGACCTGGAGACCTTCTCCGCCGATCTGCGCGAGCACGACCTGGTGGTCATGGCCCTCTCCCGCGACCGCTACGGCCTGCCCGCCGAGGCGTACGACTCCTTCACCGAGGCCTACGGATGGGACGTGCGGGAGTGGGAGGGCTGCGGGGTGCTCCGCGGGGCTCGCGAGACGGCCAGCTGTGCGTGGGTGGCCCAGCATGCGGCGAGCAACCCGAAGGCGTTGGCCGAGTTCCGCCGCCGGGTGGCTTCTTTGCGGGACGGGGACGAGACGGTGCGGTGGTATCCGTTCTGA
- a CDS encoding LysR family transcriptional regulator — MDERQLRILRELGELGSVTAVAEALLVTPSAISQQLRLLQRSIPVPLTERHGRRLVLTDAGQALADAAVEVESALARARHAVEEFVGRPDGEVSVAAFHSAGAAFFPLLLRGLAGSGAPEVALADEDVPQEDFPRLTRAYDLVLAHRLDHAPPWPRTVAVTTLLHEPLDVAMPAGHPLAAKRRVTPRDVADEPWITVHDGFPVMATIEAIAAAAGRRLRLAHRINEFAVVAEAVAAGGGIALMPRFTMRPHPALVLRPLSGVRATRHIDVLCRPERTARKAVRTVLTELRRAARTIQGEVTS, encoded by the coding sequence ATGGACGAACGGCAGCTGAGGATCCTGCGGGAGCTGGGCGAGCTGGGCAGCGTCACCGCGGTCGCCGAGGCGCTGCTGGTGACGCCGTCGGCCATCTCCCAGCAGCTGCGGCTGCTGCAGCGCTCGATCCCCGTGCCGCTCACCGAACGGCACGGGCGGCGCCTGGTGCTCACCGACGCCGGGCAGGCGCTGGCGGACGCGGCCGTCGAGGTGGAGTCGGCGCTTGCACGGGCCCGGCACGCGGTCGAGGAGTTCGTCGGCAGGCCGGACGGCGAGGTGTCGGTGGCGGCGTTCCACAGCGCGGGCGCGGCCTTCTTCCCGCTGCTGCTGCGTGGCCTGGCCGGATCGGGCGCGCCGGAGGTGGCGCTCGCCGACGAGGACGTACCGCAGGAGGACTTCCCGAGGCTGACCCGTGCCTACGACCTCGTCCTCGCCCACCGCCTGGACCACGCCCCGCCCTGGCCGCGCACGGTCGCCGTGACCACCTTGCTGCACGAGCCGCTCGACGTGGCGATGCCGGCCGGGCACCCGCTCGCCGCCAAACGCCGGGTGACGCCGCGCGACGTGGCCGACGAGCCGTGGATCACCGTGCACGACGGGTTCCCGGTGATGGCCACGATCGAGGCCATCGCCGCGGCGGCCGGCCGGCGGCTCCGTCTGGCCCACCGCATCAACGAGTTCGCGGTGGTCGCCGAGGCCGTCGCCGCCGGAGGCGGGATCGCGCTGATGCCGCGCTTCACCATGCGCCCGCATCCGGCGCTGGTCCTGCGGCCGCTCAGCGGCGTCCGGGCCACTCGGCACATCGACGTCCTGTGCCGCCCCGAGCGCACGGCGAGAAAGGCGGTCCGCACGGTCCTGACGGAACTGAGGCGGGCGGCACGGACAATCCAGGGCGAGGTCACTTCCTGA
- the glgX gene encoding glycogen debranching protein GlgX: MQVWPGEAYPLGATYDGAGTNFAVFTEAADRVELCLLHDDGSETAVELRESDAFVRHAYMPGVMPGQRYGFRVHGPYAPERGLRCNSAKLLLDPYAKAISGSVRWGEEVYGYHFGSPDKRNDLDSAPHTMASVVINPYFDWGDDRPPRTEYHHTVIYEAHVKGLTMRHPGLPDELRGTYAALAHPEVIGHLTRLGVTALELMPVHQFVNDHRLVDLDLNNYWGYNTVGFFAPHNTYASWGDRGQQVLEFKSAVRALHEAGIEVILDVVYNHTAEGNHLGPTLSFKGIDNASYYRLSDDPRYYTDTTGTGNSLLMRSPHVLQMIMDSLRYWVTEMRVDGFRFDLAATLARQFHEVDRLSSFFDLVQQDPVVSQVKLIAEPWDVGEGGYQVGNFPPLWTEWNGKYRDTVRDLWRGEPRALAEFASRLTGSSDLYQDDGRRPLASINFVTCHDGFTLHDLVSYNDKHNQANGEDNRDGESHNRSWNCGTEGESDDPGVLGLRARQMRNFLATLMLSQGVPMLSHGDEFARTQRGNNNAYCQDNEVSWVDWPEDGGELLEFVRAMVWLRRDHPVFRRRRFFHGRPVEGTHDELSDIAWFTPEGGEMAQRDWDSAQASALTVFLNGNAISEPGPRGERIADDSFLLMFNASPGPLDFLVPVDHGRQWQVVVDTARPEGIEPGTGAKLAAGERITLPDRSLTVLQRPA, encoded by the coding sequence ATGCAGGTCTGGCCTGGAGAGGCGTATCCGCTCGGCGCCACCTATGACGGCGCCGGAACCAATTTCGCGGTCTTCACGGAGGCCGCGGACCGAGTAGAGCTGTGTCTGCTGCACGACGACGGCTCGGAGACGGCGGTGGAACTGCGCGAGAGCGACGCGTTCGTGCGGCACGCGTACATGCCGGGAGTCATGCCGGGACAGCGGTACGGCTTCCGGGTGCACGGCCCGTACGCGCCCGAGCGCGGGCTGCGTTGCAATTCCGCGAAGCTGCTGCTCGACCCTTACGCCAAGGCGATCAGCGGCAGCGTCCGGTGGGGCGAGGAGGTGTACGGCTACCACTTCGGCTCCCCGGACAAGCGCAACGACCTGGACTCGGCACCGCACACCATGGCCTCGGTGGTGATCAACCCGTACTTCGACTGGGGCGACGACCGGCCGCCGCGCACCGAGTACCACCACACGGTGATCTACGAGGCCCATGTGAAGGGCCTGACCATGCGCCACCCGGGCCTCCCCGACGAGCTGCGCGGCACGTACGCGGCGCTCGCCCACCCGGAGGTCATCGGCCATCTGACGAGGCTCGGGGTGACGGCGCTGGAACTGATGCCCGTCCACCAGTTCGTGAACGACCACCGGCTGGTCGACCTGGACCTGAACAACTACTGGGGCTACAACACCGTCGGTTTCTTCGCCCCGCACAACACGTACGCCTCCTGGGGCGACCGCGGCCAGCAGGTCCTGGAGTTCAAGTCGGCGGTCCGGGCGCTGCACGAGGCCGGGATCGAGGTCATCCTGGACGTCGTCTACAACCACACCGCCGAGGGCAACCATCTGGGCCCGACGCTGTCCTTCAAGGGCATCGACAACGCGTCGTACTACCGTCTCTCGGACGATCCCCGCTACTACACGGACACCACGGGCACCGGGAACTCGCTGCTCATGCGGTCCCCGCACGTCCTCCAGATGATCATGGACTCGCTGCGGTACTGGGTGACCGAGATGCGCGTCGACGGCTTCCGCTTCGACCTCGCGGCGACGCTCGCCCGGCAGTTCCACGAGGTGGACCGGCTGTCGTCGTTCTTCGACCTGGTCCAGCAGGACCCGGTCGTCTCCCAGGTGAAGCTGATCGCCGAGCCGTGGGACGTGGGCGAGGGCGGCTACCAGGTGGGCAACTTCCCGCCGCTGTGGACCGAGTGGAACGGCAAGTACCGCGACACGGTCCGGGACCTGTGGCGGGGCGAGCCGCGCGCGCTCGCGGAGTTCGCCTCCCGGCTGACCGGTTCCTCGGACCTCTACCAGGACGACGGCCGCCGCCCGCTCGCCTCCATCAACTTCGTGACCTGCCACGACGGCTTCACCCTGCACGACCTCGTCTCGTACAACGACAAGCACAACCAGGCCAACGGCGAGGACAACCGGGACGGGGAGAGCCACAACCGGTCCTGGAACTGCGGGACGGAGGGCGAGAGCGACGACCCGGGCGTGCTCGGGCTGCGCGCCCGCCAGATGCGGAACTTCCTGGCCACGCTGATGCTGTCCCAGGGCGTGCCGATGCTCAGCCACGGCGACGAGTTCGCCCGCACCCAGCGCGGCAACAACAACGCCTACTGCCAGGACAACGAGGTCTCCTGGGTGGACTGGCCCGAGGACGGCGGCGAGCTGCTGGAGTTCGTCCGGGCGATGGTCTGGCTGCGCCGCGACCACCCGGTCTTCCGCCGGCGGCGCTTCTTCCACGGGCGGCCGGTGGAGGGCACGCACGACGAGCTGTCCGACATCGCCTGGTTCACCCCCGAGGGCGGCGAGATGGCCCAGCGGGACTGGGACTCGGCGCAGGCGTCGGCGCTGACGGTGTTCCTGAACGGCAACGCGATCTCCGAGCCCGGTCCGCGCGGGGAGCGGATCGCCGACGACTCCTTCCTGCTGATGTTCAACGCCTCGCCCGGGCCGCTGGACTTCCTGGTGCCGGTCGACCACGGGCGGCAGTGGCAGGTGGTCGTCGACACGGCCCGCCCCGAGGGAATCGAGCCGGGGACGGGGGCGAAGCTCGCGGCCGGCGAACGGATCACCCTTCCGGACCGCAGCCTGACGGTGCTCCAGCGGCCCGCCTAG
- a CDS encoding copper amine oxidase has product MPVQRSIGGLGPRRISRARTRAAVGLTVAALTAGATAGAGPAVAQPKTAAAAAADCSAAYKIEQKLSTGTTWHMCWRYDSKAGLVLENVSYQPKGEAKPIKVLNSARLAQIDVPYDDGSVEYDDLTGFGFAQGLVDLAPGECPGGTIKTIKVPDGDPEHPNVKGLCTTTRSRGHAYRMQGNSANKVFQTQGKDLLVYTVNKVGWYEYMTEWRFQDDGTINMNVGATGSLSYDDYDAGDGRGWPIGKGAKAYATSHSHNVFWRLDFGLDGSSRTKVEQYDSAVTAPARGQQAPTNKTTRTPVTKELAGDYKTYRWWRVVSGTGKNKDGHARSYEIVPGPTTKYPGRSFTKHDVYFTEYNKCEQFASNNLGACPTGAGKSVDTWVNGQNLTHPVVWMNVGFHHIARDEDQQPMPIHWQGFAIAPRDVTAMNPLTPDEVAWQNGHWQPRS; this is encoded by the coding sequence ATGCCCGTACAGCGTTCGATCGGCGGCCTCGGGCCGCGGAGAATCAGCCGTGCCCGCACCCGGGCGGCCGTCGGCCTCACCGTGGCCGCGCTGACCGCCGGCGCGACGGCCGGCGCGGGGCCGGCCGTCGCACAGCCGAAGACCGCCGCCGCGGCGGCCGCCGACTGCAGTGCCGCCTACAAGATCGAGCAGAAGCTCTCCACCGGCACCACGTGGCACATGTGCTGGCGCTACGACAGCAAGGCCGGCCTCGTCCTGGAGAACGTCTCCTACCAGCCCAAGGGCGAAGCGAAGCCGATCAAGGTCCTCAACAGCGCCCGCCTCGCCCAGATCGACGTCCCCTACGACGACGGCAGCGTCGAGTACGACGACCTGACAGGCTTCGGTTTCGCCCAGGGGCTGGTGGACCTGGCGCCCGGCGAGTGCCCCGGCGGCACCATCAAGACCATCAAGGTCCCGGACGGTGACCCGGAGCACCCGAACGTCAAGGGCCTGTGCACGACCACCCGTTCGCGCGGTCACGCCTACCGCATGCAGGGCAACAGCGCCAACAAGGTCTTCCAGACGCAGGGCAAGGACCTGCTCGTCTACACGGTCAACAAGGTCGGCTGGTACGAGTACATGACCGAGTGGCGTTTCCAGGACGACGGCACGATCAACATGAACGTCGGCGCCACCGGCAGCCTCTCCTACGACGACTACGACGCGGGCGACGGCCGCGGCTGGCCCATCGGCAAGGGCGCCAAGGCCTACGCCACCAGCCACAGCCACAACGTCTTCTGGCGGCTGGACTTCGGCCTGGACGGCTCCTCCAGGACGAAGGTCGAGCAGTACGACTCGGCCGTCACCGCGCCCGCCCGCGGGCAGCAGGCCCCGACCAACAAGACCACCCGCACCCCGGTCACCAAGGAACTCGCGGGCGACTACAAGACCTACCGTTGGTGGCGGGTGGTCAGCGGGACCGGCAAGAACAAGGACGGGCACGCGCGTTCGTACGAGATCGTGCCCGGCCCCACCACGAAGTACCCGGGCCGCAGCTTCACCAAGCACGACGTGTACTTCACCGAGTACAACAAGTGCGAGCAGTTCGCCAGCAACAACCTGGGCGCCTGCCCGACCGGAGCGGGCAAGTCCGTCGACACGTGGGTCAACGGCCAGAACCTCACTCACCCGGTGGTCTGGATGAACGTGGGCTTCCATCACATCGCGCGGGACGAGGACCAGCAGCCCATGCCGATCCACTGGCAGGGCTTCGCCATCGCTCCCAGGGACGTCACCGCTATGAATCCGCTCACTCCCGACGAGGTGGCGTGGCAGAACGGGCACTGGCAGCCACGTAGTTGA
- a CDS encoding YbaK/EbsC family protein has product MPDHGTYQHLISLLDASRVDYRLIDHAPEGATETVSALRGHPVGQAAKCIVLRVKVDRHSTRHVLAVVPGDRRVDLDAVRALFDARYVGFSDAGTAERLARSVPGTVLPFSFDPELELVADPDVVAQPRLYFNAARLDRSLCLTGTDYARLAGPRVARIASPAPA; this is encoded by the coding sequence ATGCCGGACCACGGCACTTACCAGCACCTGATCTCCCTGCTCGACGCCTCCCGCGTCGACTACCGCCTCATCGACCACGCACCCGAGGGCGCCACCGAGACCGTCAGCGCACTGCGCGGCCATCCGGTGGGCCAGGCCGCGAAGTGCATCGTGCTGCGGGTCAAGGTCGACCGCCACAGCACGCGCCATGTTCTCGCGGTCGTCCCGGGGGACCGACGGGTGGATCTGGACGCCGTGCGGGCGCTGTTCGACGCCCGCTACGTCGGTTTCAGCGACGCCGGGACCGCGGAGCGGCTCGCCCGCTCGGTGCCCGGCACCGTGCTGCCGTTCAGCTTCGATCCGGAGCTCGAACTCGTCGCCGACCCGGACGTCGTCGCTCAGCCGCGGCTGTACTTCAATGCCGCCCGTCTCGATCGCTCGCTGTGCCTGACCGGCACCGACTACGCGAGACTCGCCGGCCCACGGGTGGCCCGCATCGCGAGCCCCGCGCCGGCCTGA
- a CDS encoding DMT family transporter, with protein sequence MTDARRTDAVLLLVALVWGSSYLSAQTAVAALPVLLVLFARYALAALPCLALVAARGGPRGWTRDEVRAGLPLGVTQAAVLVVETYGVAHTTAANAGLIISLTIVLTPLLDRTGRRGAPPPAFFAAAGVCVLAVGLLMSEGGFHTPRLGDLLMLAAACVRAVHVALVGRLTAGRAIRPLHLTAVQTLVGTGLFLAPAARGLPALARADAATWGQLAYLALFCSVFAFLVQTWAVQRTSASRASLLLGTEPVWAAAVGIALGGERLTPLTALGAALMVAGTYWGQAVERAHRTAPTALAPRATDAARAFAPATAPERNGEDPSCRTTALTST encoded by the coding sequence GTGACCGACGCCCGCCGTACCGACGCGGTACTCCTCCTTGTCGCGCTCGTCTGGGGTTCCAGCTATCTCTCCGCCCAGACGGCCGTGGCCGCCCTGCCCGTCCTCCTCGTCCTGTTCGCGCGCTACGCCCTTGCCGCACTCCCCTGCCTCGCCCTTGTCGCCGCCCGGGGCGGACCGCGCGGGTGGACCCGCGACGAGGTCCGCGCGGGGCTGCCGCTCGGGGTCACCCAGGCCGCGGTCCTGGTCGTGGAGACCTACGGCGTCGCCCACACCACGGCCGCCAACGCGGGTCTGATCATCAGCCTCACCATCGTCCTCACCCCGCTCCTCGACCGCACCGGCCGCCGGGGCGCTCCGCCTCCCGCCTTCTTCGCCGCGGCCGGGGTGTGTGTCCTGGCCGTCGGTCTGCTCATGTCCGAGGGCGGCTTCCACACGCCCCGCCTCGGGGACCTGCTGATGCTCGCCGCGGCCTGCGTCCGGGCGGTGCACGTGGCCCTCGTCGGCCGGCTCACCGCGGGGAGGGCGATCCGCCCGCTGCACCTGACGGCGGTGCAGACCCTGGTCGGCACGGGGCTCTTCCTCGCACCCGCGGCCCGCGGTCTTCCGGCTCTGGCCCGGGCCGACGCGGCGACCTGGGGACAGCTGGCCTATCTCGCCCTCTTCTGCAGCGTGTTCGCCTTCCTCGTCCAGACCTGGGCGGTGCAGCGCACCTCCGCCAGCCGGGCCAGCCTGCTGCTCGGCACCGAACCCGTCTGGGCCGCGGCGGTGGGCATCGCCCTCGGCGGCGAACGCCTCACCCCGCTCACCGCCCTGGGCGCGGCCCTGATGGTCGCCGGCACGTACTGGGGCCAGGCCGTGGAACGCGCCCACCGGACCGCACCGACCGCCCTCGCCCCCAGGGCCACCGATGCCGCCAGGGCCTTCGCGCCCGCCACGGCCCCCGAGAGGAACGGAGAAGACCCCTCATGCCGGACCACGGCACTTACCAGCACCTGA
- a CDS encoding Tat pathway signal sequence domain protein, protein MREIVHRHLGKVVAGAALAVAGTAAMVAITLPGTAGADETGGGKGGGARAAQQAGQGPDGAPPGVVEQAPAEGEKGTGRDPLTDDEIRRVEKIALNKQMLTAGENVDGGRGPQRLTVDLADPDADELDDPNAPRRADVTFYDYKNDTLVTKTVDLATGKVERTSTQHGVQPPLSRAENAEAAKLLIADPLGAGLKADYKDATGHELTSADQLQLNGAVYRATPGAQPAVLDKCGEHRCVRLFPKVKNGPWIDARWLVIDLSAGKVAKLDRR, encoded by the coding sequence GTGCGCGAGATAGTGCACCGCCATCTGGGAAAGGTGGTGGCCGGTGCGGCCCTGGCGGTGGCGGGGACCGCCGCGATGGTCGCGATCACCCTGCCCGGCACGGCGGGGGCGGACGAAACCGGAGGAGGCAAGGGGGGCGGGGCCCGGGCCGCGCAGCAGGCGGGCCAGGGGCCGGACGGGGCCCCGCCGGGTGTGGTGGAGCAGGCCCCGGCCGAGGGCGAGAAGGGCACGGGCCGCGATCCGCTGACCGACGACGAGATCCGGCGCGTCGAGAAGATCGCCCTGAACAAGCAGATGCTCACCGCGGGTGAGAACGTCGACGGAGGACGCGGCCCGCAGCGCCTGACCGTCGACCTCGCCGACCCGGATGCGGACGAACTGGACGACCCGAACGCACCGCGCCGGGCGGACGTGACCTTCTACGACTACAAGAACGACACGCTCGTCACCAAGACGGTCGACCTGGCGACCGGCAAGGTCGAGCGGACCAGTACCCAGCACGGCGTCCAGCCGCCACTGAGCCGTGCGGAGAACGCCGAGGCGGCCAAGCTGCTGATCGCAGACCCGCTGGGCGCGGGCCTCAAGGCGGACTACAAGGACGCAACCGGTCATGAGCTGACCTCCGCGGACCAGTTGCAGCTCAACGGCGCGGTCTACCGGGCCACCCCGGGCGCCCAGCCCGCCGTTCTCGACAAGTGCGGCGAACACCGCTGCGTGCGGCTGTTCCCGAAGGTCAAGAACGGTCCGTGGATCGACGCCCGGTGGCTGGTCATCGACCTGAGCGCCGGCAAGGTCGCCAAGCTCGACCGCCGCTGA
- a CDS encoding 3'-5' exonuclease, with amino-acid sequence MGWHRELLIGFDLETTGTDPREARIVTGAVIEVRAGEPMGRREWLADPGVEIPADAVAVHGISNERAAAEGRPADEVADAIAEVLVSYWRTGVPVVAYNAAFDLTLLSAELRRYGLPSLSDRLGGLDPAPVVDPYTIDRWVDRYRRGKRNLEAVCAEYGIVLGAAHDASADALAAARLASAIADRHPKIASLGPAELHRSQIQWYAQWAADFQAFLRRKGDATAVVDGTWPLREPADLADERV; translated from the coding sequence ATGGGCTGGCACCGGGAGCTGCTGATCGGCTTCGACCTGGAGACGACCGGGACCGATCCGCGCGAGGCTCGCATCGTCACCGGCGCGGTGATCGAGGTCAGGGCCGGTGAGCCCATGGGGCGCCGGGAATGGCTGGCGGATCCGGGCGTGGAGATCCCGGCCGACGCGGTGGCGGTGCACGGCATCAGCAACGAACGCGCGGCGGCCGAGGGCCGCCCGGCCGACGAGGTGGCCGACGCCATCGCGGAGGTCCTGGTCTCCTACTGGAGGACGGGAGTGCCGGTCGTGGCCTACAACGCGGCCTTCGACCTCACCCTGCTCTCCGCCGAACTGCGCCGGTACGGCCTGCCGTCCCTCTCCGACCGCCTCGGCGGCCTCGACCCGGCGCCGGTCGTCGACCCGTACACCATCGACCGCTGGGTCGACCGCTACCGCCGCGGCAAGCGGAATCTGGAGGCGGTCTGCGCCGAATACGGCATAGTCCTCGGCGCGGCTCACGACGCCTCGGCCGACGCCCTCGCCGCGGCCCGCCTCGCCTCCGCGATAGCCGACCGCCACCCCAAGATCGCCTCCCTGGGCCCGGCGGAGCTGCACCGCAGCCAGATCCAGTGGTATGCGCAGTGGGCTGCGGACTTCCAGGCGTTCCTGCGCCGCAAGGGGGACGCGACCGCGGTGGTCGACGGCACGTGGCCGCTGCGCGAGCCGGCGGACCTGGCTGACGAAAGGGTCTGA